A part of Bacteroidia bacterium genomic DNA contains:
- a CDS encoding two-component regulator propeller domain-containing protein: MQSTIKIYLLIAGFLQICSNILGQQFVNYSTEHGLSSNTIRDIFQDNQGFIWVATSDGLNRFDGYHFTTFRHDQEDSTSISNNNLYDIMEDREGKLWIASLRGGLNCYDAGKEVFYRYRHDAHDSTTISSDEVISLFEDQEGTIWVGTSRGLNQVVKDAAGNISFIRHINKPEDPGGQIKSIFTIGEDERGYLWVGTTSGLLRFDKKNRTFKNYLHWPGLAERPNPGIVNDITTAPDGTLWTGQQPGGFQQITYLAQTDTAEGQVHFSQHYTLPYPENIAANRIRKLIFDHNGNLWLGSYGGLFQYKNGEIINKNLPSGVVFALCEDRAGNLWVGTEKGITMLPGHVYPFQIIGHNPDNPQSLPNAVVGAIEKDPKGNLWISTEQGLTRIDVISGEYRHFSAPGELFAPLVNDISIDKRGRLYISCNGSVSRTEDVNSPVFRHFTYKPNDPGALGTQKSYGLFIDKNDQVWIPSYRGIMTIHPDRDSIETCPFDSANHFVHIISLGEDSLLIGSQLGLFAFDKTTRTYHKQNLGAGYKNEVIKYLHRAKNKEIWVGTETGLHLFEPGKGFIRSYNEKNGLSNAFLRGILEDDEGNLWISSNKGISKFDPKAETFKNYFARDGLPSDQFVSRACYKDQKGILYFGSDKGMVYFDPTKIRDNDFIPPVVISGFRLFNDPVLTGRVAPYVRSHDFMLEQSILFTREILLNYQQRVLSFSFTALNYHLPEKNKYAYKMDGFDEEWTYTDASNRVATYTNLDPGTYTFHVKGSNNDGGWNEAGTSVRLLIRPPWWKTWWAYALYLLMAGLAITGFIRYRTEEVRRQMRTQSLIEKAKLEERENVRARSSRDFHDEAGNKLTKISLYTGLMKQQSTENPQMTEYLNRVEENLKELSSGMRDFIWVLDPKHDSLSATLVRIKQFGDTLLEHSGIDFHFQNEIPESYDLRLDLTTRRNLLMIFKEAMNNSLKYSQAHTMRFAAFIGKENELVVRLTDDGLGFDPNNLLRVNGLHNMRSRAEESGATLNIEGTPGLGTAITFIKKITE; the protein is encoded by the coding sequence AAATATTTTGGGGCAACAATTTGTAAACTATTCTACCGAACACGGCCTTTCGTCAAATACAATCAGAGATATCTTTCAGGATAATCAGGGATTTATCTGGGTCGCTACCTCAGACGGTCTGAATCGTTTTGACGGGTATCATTTCACCACCTTCCGGCATGATCAGGAAGATTCGACTTCCATCAGCAACAATAATCTTTACGATATCATGGAAGATCGCGAGGGCAAACTCTGGATCGCATCCCTTCGCGGTGGGCTCAATTGTTATGATGCGGGGAAAGAAGTTTTTTACCGATACCGGCACGACGCCCATGACTCAACGACCATTAGCTCCGACGAAGTAATTTCCCTGTTTGAGGATCAAGAAGGCACCATCTGGGTGGGAACTTCCCGCGGGTTAAATCAGGTAGTAAAAGATGCAGCGGGAAATATTTCATTCATCCGGCACATCAACAAACCCGAAGACCCCGGCGGACAGATCAAAAGCATTTTTACAATTGGAGAAGATGAGCGAGGATATCTGTGGGTGGGCACTACCAGCGGGCTGCTCCGGTTTGACAAAAAAAATCGTACCTTCAAAAACTACCTTCATTGGCCGGGGTTGGCAGAAAGACCCAATCCTGGAATTGTGAATGACATTACCACCGCCCCAGATGGCACACTCTGGACAGGGCAGCAACCCGGAGGCTTTCAGCAGATCACCTATTTGGCACAAACAGATACCGCTGAAGGGCAGGTGCATTTTAGCCAGCACTACACACTCCCATATCCTGAAAATATAGCTGCCAACCGCATACGGAAACTGATTTTTGATCACAATGGGAATTTATGGCTGGGATCATATGGGGGATTATTTCAATATAAAAATGGAGAAATCATCAATAAAAACCTCCCATCCGGAGTAGTATTTGCACTTTGCGAAGATCGCGCAGGAAATCTCTGGGTCGGGACAGAAAAAGGCATTACGATGTTGCCCGGCCATGTATATCCTTTCCAGATTATTGGTCATAACCCCGATAATCCACAGAGTCTGCCAAACGCAGTTGTCGGAGCCATTGAAAAAGACCCAAAAGGAAATCTCTGGATAAGTACAGAACAAGGGTTGACCCGGATAGATGTTATTTCTGGAGAATATAGACATTTTTCGGCACCGGGAGAATTATTTGCTCCGCTTGTAAATGATATCTCTATTGACAAAAGAGGCAGGCTATATATATCATGTAATGGCTCTGTTTCCCGTACAGAAGATGTAAATTCGCCTGTTTTCCGCCATTTCACCTATAAACCCAACGATCCTGGCGCGCTTGGCACACAAAAATCCTACGGATTATTTATTGACAAAAACGACCAGGTCTGGATTCCAAGCTACAGAGGGATTATGACGATTCACCCGGACAGAGATTCCATCGAAACCTGCCCTTTTGACTCAGCCAATCATTTCGTTCATATTATCTCTTTAGGAGAGGACTCCCTGCTTATTGGCAGCCAGTTAGGACTGTTTGCTTTTGACAAAACTACCCGGACTTACCACAAACAAAACCTTGGGGCTGGCTATAAAAATGAAGTGATTAAATATTTACACCGGGCAAAAAACAAGGAAATATGGGTCGGAACAGAGACCGGGCTTCACCTGTTTGAACCCGGAAAAGGTTTTATCCGCTCTTACAATGAAAAAAACGGGCTGAGCAATGCATTTTTGCGCGGTATTCTCGAAGACGATGAAGGGAATCTCTGGATATCCAGCAACAAAGGGATTTCAAAATTTGACCCTAAAGCAGAGACATTTAAAAATTATTTTGCCAGAGATGGCCTGCCTTCCGACCAGTTTGTCTCCCGCGCTTGTTACAAAGACCAGAAGGGTATCCTGTATTTCGGCTCGGATAAGGGGATGGTATATTTTGACCCCACAAAAATCCGTGACAATGACTTTATCCCTCCGGTAGTTATTTCAGGCTTTCGCTTGTTTAATGATCCGGTACTGACAGGCAGAGTTGCCCCTTACGTGCGTTCTCATGATTTTATGCTGGAACAGTCAATTTTGTTCACCCGGGAAATTCTACTAAACTACCAGCAGCGGGTATTGTCTTTTTCGTTTACAGCGCTCAATTATCATTTACCCGAGAAAAATAAATACGCCTACAAGATGGATGGATTTGACGAAGAATGGACTTATACAGATGCATCCAACCGTGTAGCGACCTATACCAATCTCGACCCGGGAACCTATACCTTTCATGTAAAAGGTTCCAATAATGATGGGGGTTGGAATGAAGCCGGAACATCCGTGCGGTTGCTCATTCGTCCTCCCTGGTGGAAAACCTGGTGGGCGTATGCACTGTATTTGCTGATGGCAGGGCTGGCGATTACAGGATTTATTCGTTATCGCACGGAAGAAGTCCGCAGACAAATGCGCACACAGTCACTGATAGAAAAAGCAAAGCTGGAAGAACGAGAAAATGTAAGAGCGCGGAGTTCCCGCGACTTCCATGATGAAGCAGGCAACAAACTTACCAAAATCTCGCTCTACACCGGCCTGATGAAACAGCAGTCAACCGAAAATCCACAGATGACAGAATACCTCAACCGCGTGGAAGAAAATCTGAAAGAGCTCTCCTCCGGTATGCGCGATTTTATCTGGGTACTGGATCCCAAACACGATTCGCTTTCGGCCACGTTAGTGCGGATCAAACAATTTGGAGATACCCTGCTGGAACATTCTGGAATAGATTTTCATTTCCAGAACGAGATACCCGAATCATATGATCTTCGGCTTGACCTCACCACCCGCCGCAATCTGCTGATGATATTTAAAGAGGCAATGAACAATAGCCTGAAATACTCACAGGCTCACACAATGAGGTTTGCTGCTTTTATCGGCAAAGAAAATGAGCTGGTAGTCAGGTTGACCGATGACGGCCTGGGATTTGATCCGAATAACCTTTTGCGGGTAAACGGCCTTCACAATATGCGATCGCGGGCAGAAGAGTCAGGTGCTACCCTGAATATCGAAGGAACACCCGGATTGGGAACTGCCATAACTTTCATAAAAAAAATTACAGAATAA